From the genome of Setaria viridis chromosome 1, Setaria_viridis_v4.0, whole genome shotgun sequence:
GCTCAAATTTATGAACATTCTGGCACCCCTTCCATTGACTGTATATGCTGAGCTTGTTTTGGTTGCTCTAGCTTCGGGAATCTTTTCTGCATTGGTCAATCTGGATAGGTCTGTAGACAATTATATTCGTTGGGTactgaagtttttttttacctgCCTTTAGTTGTCAGGTGATATCCATGAAGAGGTGGAGACTCATAACAGAATGCTAGACCGAATGGTATTTGCATTTacctttcctttgttttttaaGATCCCAATCCACTATGCTACTCCCTTACCATGATGCTTGATTCAGGGGAATGATATGGATACATCAAGGGGTTTTCTCTCTGGAACTGTGGACAAATTTAAGATGGTAAGCAACAAGAGAAACAAATGATATGTTGTTCGGCTGCCCCTCATAGTCTTCAGAGTCGATTCATGTCTAAATGAACATGAACATGATACAGGTCTTCGAGACCAAATCAAGTCGGAGGATGGGAACCCTGGTTGCATCATTCGTTGCGCTTTTTCTGCTGGTTTACTACTTGACCAGGTAGAAGCATCCTCGCGGAAAGCTACGTCTGCTGGTGTGTTCAAGAACATGCTGAATATTGATGTGCCGGTCTACTTACGATGCCGTACATACCTTTGAGAACTCACTGCCCTGAATGCAAAGTATGTCGATCCGGGTGTCACGAATTCTGCACTGTATAACGTTCACAGCGTGTTGGATGGACTTTTTTTGCTCTGTTGCTGTAACTACAGAAAATGGATTCAGCTTTGTTGTCTGTTCCTCTGTCATGCTATGTGTAAGATATAAGCAGTCACCTACTTGGGATCTTTACCAAGATGTATCCAGTTGGTTGCCTTGTAGCTGGACTTGTTTAATTGTAGAAGCTTGTTTGAGCACCTGTGAGGTCGACACGTGTTGCCCTGCATCTGGCAAAACAAATCCAGATCGAAGGAATAACAATGCTGTTGCATCATGAGCAAAACTGGTATAATAATGCTTGGGAGTATTATAAAGTTGAAGACTTAAGGTCAGCGTGTGAATGTGATTAAGCGCAGGAATCACAACTAACGCAATGATCAAGGACGCAATTATTGGGGCAGGGCAGAGAAGCAAGATGCTCGCTATTCGTGCGGGGATTGGGAAGGGAACAAGC
Proteins encoded in this window:
- the LOC117841609 gene encoding bet1-like SNARE 1-1, translating into MNPRGYRSTRTSLFDGIEEGGVRATSYSSHEIDEQENDRAIDGLQDRVSILKRLSGDIHEEVETHNRMLDRMGNDMDTSRGFLSGTVDKFKMVFETKSSRRMGTLVASFVALFLLVYYLTR